CCGGTAGCAATAATTACTGCCCGCGCGCGGTAAGTCTCCAAGTTACAAGAAACCAGATACAAATCATTTTCTTTTTGTACCTTGGTGGCATCTTGGAATTTGATGTGGGCTCCGAATTTTTCCGCCTGCTTTTTTATTTTTTCCATGAGCTGCGGTCCCTGGATGCCTTCTGGGAAGCCGGGATAATTTTCGATTTCCGTGGTCAGCATTAATTGTCCACCCCATTTAGCTCCGGCCAAAATCAGGGTTTTTAAATTAGCGCGGGAAGTATATATTCCGGCGGTTAAGCCCGCCGGCCCGCTTCCGATGATAGCGACATCAAAAATTTCCATCTAACTATTTTAACATGTTTTTGCCCGTTGACAGGGCGGGGAATATTATGGCAGAATGAACAGCGTCGATGAATAAGTTTAAAGAGAATCCTCTGTTTTCTCTGGCAGTTGTTATAGTCTTTTTTGCTTTGGGTTTGACCTTGGGAGGCATGTATGTCAAGATCCAGTATCTAGAGGGAAAAGTGGCAGGAGTAAATACCGGCACTAACAACGCCCCGACGGCTCCCAGTGCCCCCGCGGCTCCTTCACAGCCGTCAGGACCGACTAAAGTTAATGTGAATGTTACCGGGAATGATCCGGTGAAAGGCAACCCTAACGCCAAACTAACGATTGTGGAGTTTGCTGATTATCAATGCCCGTACTGCGCCCGATTCCAGACAGATACGCTTCCTCAAATCATTAAAGATTATGTGGATACCGGCAAGGTTAAGTTCGTTTTTAAGAATTTAGCTTTCCTGGGGAAAGAGTCGACCGACGCGGCTAATGCCGCCCTTTGTGCCAAAGAACAAAACAAGTTCTGGGAATATCACGATAAACTTTTTAGCAGCCAAAGCGGCGAAAACCAGGGCGGGTTTGCCATCGACAAACTTAAAGGCTTTGCTGCTAGTCTGGGTTTGAACACCAGTCAGTTTAATGACTGTCTGGATAAGCAAAAATATAATGCTCAGGTGACTGCCGACCAGGCGGAGGCCAGCAAAAACGGTTTCCAAAGCACACCTAGTCTCGCTGTTGGGACCACGCCGGTAATTGGAGCCCAACCCTACTCACAATTCAAGACTCTCATAGATGCGGAACTGGCTAAATAAGTGATTCCGTTTGTGTTATATTCTTCTCATGTTTCTTCCGTTTCGTAAACGGCTTCTGATTTATGCCGGGATCGGTGGCGGATTTGTGATTTTGGCAGTTACAATCCTCTTCCTTTCTGGAAAAATGGGCCGGGTGAAAGGTGCTAAAACACCAGATGTGGCGTTGCCAACAATTTATAAAGGGGAACTATTGTTGCCTAAAGTAACCGACGGAGGCGCGAATAACAATGTTTCCAAAACTAATGACGAAGCCCGGCTTGGTGTCATTTCAGCTAACTTGGCGGCCATTTTTGACAAAAATAACAAATTAACCGGGATTCGGGTGGTGGGTGAGATGGAAAACCACAGCGACAAGCTGATTACCGGGGTGTCGCCGGTGGTGCAGTTTTATGCTACCAATGGTACCCTGATCGGGCAGAAAGTAGCCCGGCCTTCGGACAATTTTGACTTTAAGACGATCTTGGCCAAAGAT
The Patescibacteria group bacterium genome window above contains:
- a CDS encoding DsbA family protein, which translates into the protein MNKFKENPLFSLAVVIVFFALGLTLGGMYVKIQYLEGKVAGVNTGTNNAPTAPSAPAAPSQPSGPTKVNVNVTGNDPVKGNPNAKLTIVEFADYQCPYCARFQTDTLPQIIKDYVDTGKVKFVFKNLAFLGKESTDAANAALCAKEQNKFWEYHDKLFSSQSGENQGGFAIDKLKGFAASLGLNTSQFNDCLDKQKYNAQVTADQAEASKNGFQSTPSLAVGTTPVIGAQPYSQFKTLIDAELAK